One part of the Lachnospiraceae bacterium JLR.KK002 genome encodes these proteins:
- a CDS encoding FtsX-like permease family protein encodes MRSRKVTADMISLMSRQSLKSGRMRNIFVMITIVLASALLTVILMFAAGRNRQEKNRLSHSYQAGYYELTPEQAERLKKDERIAFQIQVKSGILSEMDGFDLRPYYVSRLSEEIRVAELEEGRMPENEKEIAVQRPLLEKMGAEPAAGSSVTFTFYDGNRKTFTVSGILKGGGNAKQFSIFFSESYAERGSQLKDMSYETYVKLRDTAYASAGEFKETVYAIGRAAGIERKYVNPSKAFADSLSVDTQSVMIYGLVGMVILLACVLVIYGVFYLSVIGRIHQFGQLRTIGMTRKQIRKFVPREGIILFLRAAPIGILAGGIAGYFIIPDGFSIFSTLWIILLVFLIIYGITMSSVHRPARMAASISPIEALRYVPQDGMKKAGNKKTCRRLTPFGLGVMNFTKNRRKAAVTMMSLALGGILFMTAATYLSSFDRENYARQGYFTDAEFHIFYSGTAAELHEYGISGLQAEDLLGDEMTEDILALDGVKKVREIREPGVAYDYPEKNEYGDRNGIYPLTGEEMKGLDRYLESGCVDEEKLFSGDSVLVTGNDVAEEIFGWRFEVGDSIVFHYYDGSKMAEKEVDVLGILDDRYLLDHSEMEGWFLMPEQAVQDFLPCGSLNARLLVSVEDVQEEAVGEKLSAMVGEHPELDLETLADRRTADAQALNGIFGTISGLSGFIMMFSILSMMNTLITNIVTRKQELAMLESIGMSKSQIRKMLLGESLLLAGITVGVTMTLGVGCGYGLSNLLYDRGAYYMKFQFPVFFTCAYVWVLILVPLLITLISMHIFAKEALVERLRGMEN; translated from the coding sequence ATGAGAAGCAGAAAAGTAACGGCAGACATGATTTCCCTTATGTCCAGGCAGAGTCTGAAATCAGGACGTATGCGGAATATTTTTGTGATGATTACCATTGTTCTGGCTTCCGCCCTTCTGACTGTAATTCTGATGTTTGCGGCAGGACGGAACCGGCAGGAGAAGAACCGTCTGTCCCACAGCTATCAGGCAGGCTATTATGAACTTACGCCGGAGCAGGCGGAGCGCCTGAAAAAAGATGAGCGCATTGCTTTTCAGATACAGGTAAAGTCGGGGATTCTTTCTGAGATGGACGGGTTTGACCTGAGGCCTTATTATGTAAGCCGGCTTTCGGAGGAAATCCGGGTTGCAGAGCTGGAAGAAGGCAGAATGCCCGAAAATGAAAAAGAAATCGCTGTACAGAGACCGTTGCTGGAAAAGATGGGCGCAGAACCGGCGGCGGGCAGCAGCGTTACTTTTACATTTTATGACGGGAACAGGAAAACTTTTACGGTATCAGGGATTTTGAAGGGCGGCGGCAATGCAAAACAGTTTTCCATATTTTTTTCAGAAAGCTATGCCGAGCGGGGCAGCCAGCTAAAAGATATGTCGTATGAAACATACGTAAAGCTGCGTGATACAGCATATGCTTCAGCCGGAGAGTTCAAAGAAACCGTTTACGCAATCGGCCGGGCTGCGGGAATTGAGAGAAAGTATGTGAATCCTTCAAAGGCCTTTGCAGATTCTCTTTCGGTGGACACACAGTCTGTTATGATTTACGGTCTTGTGGGCATGGTGATTCTGCTGGCCTGCGTTCTGGTGATTTACGGTGTATTTTATCTGTCCGTTATCGGAAGAATTCATCAGTTCGGCCAGCTTCGCACCATCGGCATGACCAGGAAACAAATCCGGAAATTCGTGCCCCGCGAAGGTATTATTCTGTTTCTTCGTGCCGCACCCATTGGGATTCTGGCAGGAGGAATTGCAGGATATTTTATTATTCCGGACGGGTTTTCCATATTCAGCACCCTCTGGATTATCCTCCTGGTATTTTTGATAATTTACGGAATTACCATGAGCTCCGTGCACAGGCCGGCCCGTATGGCGGCGTCGATTTCTCCCATAGAAGCCCTCCGCTATGTGCCTCAGGACGGAATGAAGAAGGCCGGAAATAAAAAAACATGCCGCAGGCTGACGCCCTTTGGACTGGGTGTTATGAATTTTACCAAAAACAGGAGAAAGGCGGCTGTTACCATGATGTCTCTGGCTCTGGGAGGCATTCTTTTTATGACGGCAGCAACGTATCTGTCTTCCTTTGACCGGGAGAACTATGCAAGGCAGGGATATTTTACAGATGCGGAATTTCATATTTTTTACTCCGGGACGGCTGCAGAACTGCATGAATACGGTATAAGCGGCCTGCAGGCAGAAGATTTGCTTGGGGATGAAATGACAGAAGATATTCTGGCTCTGGACGGGGTAAAGAAGGTGCGGGAAATCCGGGAACCGGGGGTCGCTTATGATTATCCTGAAAAAAACGAATACGGAGACAGAAATGGGATTTATCCTCTGACCGGCGAAGAAATGAAAGGGCTGGACAGGTATCTGGAGTCCGGGTGTGTGGATGAGGAAAAACTGTTCAGCGGTGATTCTGTTCTTGTGACAGGAAATGATGTTGCGGAAGAAATTTTTGGCTGGAGATTTGAGGTGGGAGACAGCATTGTGTTTCACTATTATGACGGCAGCAAAATGGCGGAAAAAGAGGTTGACGTACTTGGTATTCTGGATGACCGGTATTTGCTGGACCACAGTGAAATGGAAGGGTGGTTTCTCATGCCGGAACAGGCAGTCCAGGACTTTTTGCCCTGCGGCAGCTTAAATGCCCGTCTGCTGGTGTCTGTGGAAGACGTACAGGAGGAAGCTGTGGGAGAGAAGCTGTCGGCCATGGTGGGAGAACATCCAGAATTAGATCTGGAAACCCTTGCAGACCGCAGGACTGCGGACGCCCAGGCCTTAAACGGGATTTTCGGAACGATCAGCGGTCTGTCCGGGTTCATTATGATGTTCAGCATTTTAAGTATGATGAACACGCTGATTACCAATATTGTTACCCGCAAACAGGAGCTTGCCATGCTGGAATCCATCGGCATGAGCAAAAGCCAGATACGGAAAATGCTCCTGGGAGAAAGCCTGCTGCTGGCAGGCATTACAGTTGGAGTTACCATGACCCTTGGAGTGGGGTGCGGCTATGGACTCAGCAATCTGCTGTATGACCGGGGCGCATATTATATGAAATTTCAGTTTCCGGTGTTTTTCACCTGTGCTTATGTATGGGTGCTGATACTGGTACCGCTGCTGATTACTCTGATATCCATGCACATTTTTGCAAAAGAAGCATTGGTGGAACGACTGCGGGGAATGGAAAACTGA
- a CDS encoding phage tail sheath family protein encodes MAEYLSPGVYVEEFDSGGKPMEGVGTSTAGFIGLAERGPAEGVPQLVTNFADFKRKFGGYLSENEFGEYRFLSYAVEHFFVNGGSRCYISRVAPGDAKAAQARVPAQDTVLRVRAKNPGLWGNSMSIVVTPASKAKTQILEELQTADGKQYSVKNSAGFHEGDVVVYKDMTNVVYNRVVKSQDNIVVFEKEFEQDVVDKNLLPSKVISTCEFNLEVKYDDIVEFYENLSFNVSIPNYVEKKTAKSDLIEVKYVGSAKSEAVAPFDEIAGEDPEKAFCVVALKGGSNGSVSNISAADFIGVDKGAGKRTGIQAFLDNDNVSIMAVPGVVDPNVQLMLVAHCENLASRFAVLDMPRNAKKMDDIIAHREIVDSNYAAMYHPWLEVFDPLDKKNMAIPPSGSVIGIYARSDNTRGVHKAPANETVRACVGLDCQFNKGEQDILNPKGVNLIRSFPGQGIRLWGARTASSDGSWKYINVRRLFIFIEESIKANTNWAVFEPNDEVLWVRVKRTIDVFLTGLWRGGALAGSAPSEAFFVNCGRNTMSQDDIDNGRLVCVIGIAPVKPAEFVIFRISQKTGDSV; translated from the coding sequence ATGGCTGAATATTTATCACCAGGCGTATATGTAGAGGAATTTGATTCAGGCGGAAAGCCAATGGAAGGCGTTGGTACAAGTACAGCCGGCTTTATCGGCCTTGCGGAGAGAGGGCCGGCAGAAGGCGTTCCTCAGCTTGTTACCAATTTTGCAGATTTTAAGAGGAAGTTCGGCGGATATCTTTCTGAAAATGAGTTTGGGGAATATCGGTTTTTATCCTATGCAGTGGAACACTTTTTTGTAAACGGAGGTTCCCGCTGTTATATTTCCCGCGTGGCCCCCGGCGACGCAAAGGCTGCACAGGCCAGAGTTCCGGCTCAGGACACGGTACTTCGGGTACGTGCGAAGAATCCCGGACTGTGGGGAAACAGCATGAGCATTGTGGTAACTCCGGCAAGCAAGGCAAAGACCCAGATTCTGGAGGAACTTCAGACTGCCGACGGCAAACAGTATTCGGTAAAGAATTCCGCAGGTTTCCACGAGGGCGATGTGGTTGTATACAAAGACATGACCAATGTGGTGTACAACCGTGTGGTTAAGAGCCAGGACAATATTGTCGTATTTGAAAAGGAATTTGAACAGGATGTGGTGGATAAGAACCTGCTGCCGTCCAAAGTGATTTCCACCTGTGAATTCAATCTGGAAGTGAAGTATGACGACATTGTGGAATTCTATGAAAATCTCTCCTTCAATGTGTCTATTCCCAATTATGTGGAGAAGAAGACGGCAAAGTCTGACCTTATTGAAGTAAAGTATGTGGGAAGCGCCAAAAGCGAAGCGGTGGCTCCTTTTGACGAAATTGCCGGAGAGGACCCGGAGAAGGCATTCTGCGTGGTTGCTCTGAAAGGCGGAAGCAACGGTTCCGTATCCAATATCAGCGCCGCAGATTTTATCGGCGTGGACAAGGGCGCCGGAAAACGTACCGGAATTCAGGCATTTCTGGATAATGACAATGTGTCCATTATGGCTGTGCCCGGCGTTGTGGACCCCAACGTACAGTTAATGCTGGTGGCTCACTGCGAGAACCTTGCCAGCCGTTTTGCGGTACTGGATATGCCCAGAAATGCAAAGAAAATGGATGATATCATTGCCCACAGGGAAATTGTGGACAGCAATTATGCAGCCATGTATCATCCCTGGCTGGAAGTGTTTGACCCGCTGGACAAGAAGAATATGGCAATTCCGCCCTCCGGTTCCGTTATCGGAATATATGCACGCAGCGACAACACCAGAGGCGTACATAAGGCTCCGGCCAATGAAACGGTACGGGCATGTGTGGGACTGGACTGCCAGTTTAACAAGGGCGAGCAGGATATTCTGAATCCGAAAGGGGTCAACCTGATTCGTTCTTTCCCAGGACAGGGTATCCGTTTATGGGGTGCGCGTACAGCCAGCAGCGACGGAAGCTGGAAATACATTAACGTGCGCCGGCTGTTTATCTTTATTGAAGAAAGCATTAAGGCCAATACCAACTGGGCGGTATTTGAGCCCAACGACGAGGTATTGTGGGTACGGGTGAAACGGACCATTGATGTGTTCCTGACAGGGCTCTGGAGAGGCGGCGCTCTTGCAGGCTCAGCGCCTTCGGAAGCATTTTTCGTCAACTGCGGCAGAAATACCATGAGCCAGGATGATATTGACAACGGAAGGCTGGTATGCGTCATCGGCATTGCACCGGTAAAACCTGCGGAATTTGTAATCTTCCGGATTTCACAGAAAACAGGTGATTCCGTATAA
- a CDS encoding phage tail protein — MASTPYGKFRYKVEIDGLEAGGFSEASGFDASIDVIEYREGDMVQTPMKLPGLKKYGNITLKKGVADSMVMYEWMIAGVEGEVERKTITITILDETETATASWQVINAWPAKYTAPDFSATTSDVAIESLEIAHEGMTRVS, encoded by the coding sequence ATGGCAAGTACTCCATATGGAAAGTTTAGATATAAGGTGGAAATAGACGGTCTGGAGGCCGGCGGTTTTTCCGAGGCATCCGGGTTCGACGCGTCAATTGACGTCATTGAGTATCGCGAGGGCGATATGGTGCAGACGCCCATGAAACTTCCCGGACTGAAAAAATACGGGAATATTACCCTGAAGAAGGGCGTTGCGGATTCCATGGTAATGTATGAGTGGATGATTGCAGGTGTGGAAGGCGAAGTGGAGCGCAAGACGATTACCATTACGATTCTGGATGAAACGGAAACAGCTACCGCTTCCTGGCAGGTAATCAACGCATGGCCTGCAAAATACACAGCACCGGATTTCAGTGCGACAACTTCTGATGTTGCCATTGAGTCCCTTGAAATTGCCCATGAGGGAATGACCAGAGTTTCGTAA
- a CDS encoding phage tail protein has product MAVQDNLAKRTKFKVILNGMPLGFSKVSNISATMEFETVTEGGVNDRVHYLPKPRQSMDKLVLEYGIASGELTRTTLTAGYELKKGIVIMVMPESGMIPTATYEAKWGIVTKWEIDTLDATSSGLLIKKVEISHNGLSETINKIGF; this is encoded by the coding sequence ATGGCAGTGCAGGACAATCTTGCAAAACGTACTAAATTTAAAGTGATATTGAATGGAATGCCTCTGGGATTTTCCAAAGTATCTAATATATCTGCCACCATGGAATTTGAAACGGTGACAGAGGGCGGGGTAAATGACCGGGTGCATTACCTGCCGAAGCCGCGTCAGTCCATGGATAAACTGGTTCTGGAATACGGCATTGCCAGCGGGGAACTGACCCGTACCACCCTGACAGCCGGGTATGAACTGAAAAAGGGAATTGTCATTATGGTTATGCCGGAGTCAGGCATGATTCCCACAGCCACTTACGAGGCAAAGTGGGGTATTGTTACCAAATGGGAAATTGACACGCTGGACGCTACCAGCAGCGGCCTGCTGATTAAAAAAGTGGAAATTTCACATAACGGATTATCGGAAACCATCAATAAGATTGGATTTTAA
- a CDS encoding BTAD domain-containing putative transcriptional regulator encodes MRNENSKIQIPNVDKGYTERTADTLLSSLQEHIILLNAGAGYGKTQILANYIHHSPEQSAWYSISDTDNDLMSFIQNFTKSVQNALEDSGEDFMVSVPLPEDIDILMEQLVIWLDTRISFLNVVFDDFQEISNPDIFNLLDILMETMDRKIRLFIVEKRSLPLFFDKYISSGRAVCIGTEELKFTQEEIMLLLGDMGENTRQCASLIYDCTEGWPVGIARIMLQIQRQIKSTTLDILKEICENLEVSDYFMTKVYHMLPYNIQTFLKKTAVLDYMTPAVCNRVADIYNSEGMLRYLANEKLFVQTLGDGCLYRYHSIFQQFLLSQTTLEEQQETLRTAAYFLLKTNEKIQAAEYACRGRADQIVQAVLEVSGDSMLEDRLYATLERWFGFLEAEHCILTSKTRFIYGKYLMALGHTSEAYRQMEQAGTMFQEEGRLRDYKRVLLFQAAAKRKTGELEEADRYMAQAQEDRETCWNETTEAVCTEQLKIKCCLHQLEDAALLLSSWTGQGAQFRKNTFLSAAKQVIPLLNHRTESPFSFPGIRLEHIPEGFLLRNCILAEELKHAYQAADYETAGQTAREILTNSACETIQTAVAWEILAVLSWDAGDYRKAMEQSRSGSTFLNNNHIRNLDFTPKHRQIINEIHSIRRNTSDTRHHIPSRQETDAAPEQKISGKIKIRCLDGFLVFLPGSEGQPLKWRTKKARELFAYLFHLQGGSVSREVLIELLWPEAGKKSAIALFHTTLYSIRQAFSQEGLEELISYEKKKYSLNMQLVDSDLEALTLFFKDETACQKHPERIMELYPGSYMGGSGYLWSYGMAKELEHQYLTVLKSGASGKTLENHPEEALPFFRRILEADPYNEEAVSQLVFCLYKSGRQSEAKQQYDRMQKLYRDDLELDFSRTFREIIGQSAAP; translated from the coding sequence ATGAGGAACGAAAACAGTAAAATCCAGATACCAAATGTAGACAAAGGATATACGGAACGCACAGCAGACACCCTTCTCTCATCTCTGCAGGAACATATCATCCTGCTCAATGCCGGCGCCGGTTACGGAAAGACACAGATACTGGCCAATTACATACATCATTCTCCGGAGCAAAGCGCCTGGTACAGTATCAGCGATACGGACAATGATCTGATGTCTTTTATTCAGAATTTCACAAAATCTGTTCAGAATGCGCTGGAAGATTCCGGCGAAGATTTCATGGTTTCCGTTCCGCTTCCGGAAGATATTGATATTCTGATGGAACAGCTTGTCATATGGCTGGATACCCGTATCAGCTTCCTGAATGTGGTTTTCGATGATTTTCAGGAAATCAGCAACCCGGATATCTTTAACCTTCTGGATATTCTGATGGAAACCATGGACAGGAAAATCCGTCTTTTTATTGTGGAAAAACGTTCTCTCCCGCTATTTTTTGATAAATATATCAGTTCCGGACGAGCCGTCTGCATCGGAACGGAGGAACTGAAATTCACACAGGAGGAGATTATGCTCCTGCTGGGAGATATGGGCGAAAATACCCGTCAGTGTGCCAGCCTGATTTACGACTGCACGGAAGGATGGCCCGTAGGCATTGCCCGGATTATGCTGCAGATTCAGCGTCAGATAAAAAGCACCACCCTGGATATTTTGAAGGAAATCTGCGAAAATCTGGAAGTCTCCGATTATTTCATGACAAAGGTATATCATATGCTGCCCTATAATATTCAGACTTTTCTGAAGAAGACAGCTGTCCTGGACTATATGACTCCCGCTGTCTGCAACCGGGTGGCAGATATCTATAATTCTGAAGGTATGCTGCGGTACCTGGCAAATGAAAAACTGTTTGTACAGACGCTGGGAGACGGATGCCTGTACCGCTATCATTCTATTTTCCAGCAGTTTCTGCTGTCACAGACAACATTGGAGGAACAGCAGGAAACCCTGCGCACCGCCGCTTATTTTCTCCTGAAAACCAACGAAAAAATCCAGGCTGCGGAATACGCCTGCCGGGGCAGGGCAGACCAGATTGTCCAGGCAGTTCTGGAAGTTTCCGGCGATTCCATGTTAGAAGACAGACTCTATGCCACCCTGGAACGCTGGTTCGGATTTCTGGAAGCCGAGCACTGCATACTGACTTCAAAAACAAGGTTTATTTACGGAAAATATCTGATGGCCCTGGGCCATACTTCTGAGGCATACCGTCAGATGGAGCAGGCCGGAACCATGTTTCAGGAAGAAGGGCGCCTGCGGGATTACAAACGTGTTCTGCTGTTCCAGGCGGCGGCAAAACGAAAAACCGGAGAACTGGAAGAAGCGGACAGGTACATGGCCCAGGCTCAGGAAGACCGTGAAACCTGCTGGAACGAAACCACAGAAGCTGTCTGTACGGAGCAGCTTAAAATAAAATGCTGCCTGCATCAGTTAGAGGACGCCGCCCTGCTTCTTTCCTCCTGGACAGGTCAGGGCGCTCAATTTCGGAAAAACACCTTTCTGTCTGCTGCAAAACAGGTAATTCCTCTGCTGAACCACCGAACAGAATCCCCCTTTTCTTTCCCCGGTATCCGGTTAGAACACATTCCGGAAGGATTCCTTCTGCGGAACTGTATTCTGGCGGAAGAATTAAAACATGCATACCAGGCTGCCGACTATGAAACCGCAGGACAGACCGCCAGAGAAATCCTTACAAATTCCGCCTGTGAAACCATTCAGACGGCCGTTGCCTGGGAAATCCTGGCTGTCTTATCCTGGGATGCCGGCGATTACCGCAAGGCCATGGAGCAGTCCCGCAGCGGCAGCACATTTTTAAATAATAATCACATCCGGAATCTGGACTTTACACCGAAACACCGGCAGATTATAAACGAAATCCACTCCATCCGCAGAAATACTTCCGATACGCGCCATCACATCCCTTCCCGGCAGGAAACGGACGCTGCTCCGGAGCAGAAAATATCCGGAAAAATCAAAATCCGGTGTCTGGACGGTTTCCTGGTATTCCTTCCCGGCTCAGAAGGTCAGCCCCTGAAATGGAGAACAAAAAAAGCCCGGGAGCTGTTCGCCTATCTGTTCCACCTGCAGGGCGGCAGTGTTTCCAGAGAAGTACTGATTGAACTTTTATGGCCGGAAGCCGGCAAAAAAAGCGCCATTGCACTGTTTCACACCACCCTTTACAGCATCCGTCAGGCATTTTCTCAGGAGGGGCTGGAAGAACTGATTTCCTATGAAAAAAAGAAATACTCTCTGAACATGCAGCTTGTGGATTCAGATCTGGAAGCACTGACGTTATTTTTCAAAGATGAGACTGCCTGCCAAAAACATCCAGAGCGGATTATGGAGCTGTATCCCGGAAGTTACATGGGAGGCAGCGGTTACCTCTGGTCCTATGGCATGGCAAAGGAACTGGAACATCAGTACCTCACGGTACTGAAATCCGGAGCCTCCGGCAAAACCCTTGAAAATCATCCGGAAGAGGCTCTTCCTTTCTTCCGCCGTATACTGGAAGCCGATCCTTATAATGAAGAAGCAGTATCGCAGCTTGTCTTCTGTCTGTACAAAAGCGGCAGACAGTCAGAAGCAAAACAGCAGTATGACAGAATGCAGAAACTGTACCGGGATGATCTGGAGCTGGATTTCTCCAGAACTTTCCGTGAAATTATCGGTCAGTCCGCTGCCCCGTAA
- a CDS encoding phage tail assembly protein has translation MFETEFSFVLPKGYVDRDGNLHREGRMRLATAADEIIPLRDPRVQQNPGYLVIILLSRVITSLGTMPAVDTKVIEGLYTPDLAYLQDLYERVNQAEVPVYRTVCPHCGEEITVPVNFMEAGL, from the coding sequence ATGTTTGAGACAGAATTTTCTTTTGTCCTGCCCAAAGGTTATGTGGACAGGGATGGAAATCTCCATCGGGAAGGGCGGATGCGGCTGGCTACGGCGGCAGATGAAATCATACCCCTGCGGGATCCAAGAGTACAGCAGAATCCGGGGTATCTGGTAATTATTCTGCTTTCCCGCGTAATTACCAGCCTGGGAACCATGCCTGCAGTGGACACGAAAGTAATCGAGGGGCTGTATACGCCGGATCTGGCGTATCTGCAGGATTTGTATGAAAGGGTAAATCAGGCGGAAGTGCCTGTATACCGTACCGTCTGCCCCCATTGCGGGGAGGAAATTACTGTACCTGTAAATTTTATGGAAGCCGGGCTGTAA
- a CDS encoding AAA family ATPase — translation MDNYHTYQEFLNDLIYWGRKAWEQQPDFHPEEAFHILLQKSVESTGQDVFSPFLYLALSSHLSQEEMLLLAAALYSGLRKGCLTPTIWNRFLEKEESLSSGMDLYYQSAPVLFRREPDETGEPGLFLEPRIFLFLQGVLPRPRYLPGLNWYRRTEERLPCLGTDIRLYPQIEACLSQVPGKKLVYLQGAKGSGRKLNYAYLADRLHMSLAVISYELLQSESQLREMQIECLLNHAMFAVELPETEEDLTPLLYWLEEEETIFLLGIRPELPRQEFARRQYLPFSISTRKVLKDRALFEALTCSYQWEREETRLDFLGRYNFLPGRMRDILELASAYALRDGTAFLTDEHLRQAVPGVSSHSLDKYASRIQSLYRMEDLILPELPKQKLLHIIRRVRNQKLVFEEWGFLEKSAYGNGVSMIFAGPPGTGKTMAAQVMAAELNMELYRVELPAVVDKYIGETEKKLNRIFGEAEKSMAILFFDEADVLFSKRTEIKESNDKYSNMEIAFLLQKMEEYEGVSILATNYLQNFDSAFRRRISDIINFPLPDAGLRRRMWQSMIPSRLPVSDEIDFDFLAGQFEITGSMIKNALIYASFLAAETRPPLLDMQLILKGLSHELEKSGKKLSREEYGEYGHLF, via the coding sequence ATGGACAATTATCATACATATCAGGAATTTTTAAATGATTTAATATACTGGGGAAGAAAGGCCTGGGAACAGCAGCCGGATTTTCATCCGGAAGAAGCATTTCACATCCTCCTTCAGAAGTCTGTGGAAAGCACAGGGCAGGATGTATTTTCTCCCTTTCTCTACCTTGCCCTTTCATCACATCTGTCACAGGAAGAAATGCTGCTGCTGGCGGCGGCGCTGTACAGCGGACTCCGCAAAGGCTGCCTTACTCCCACCATATGGAACCGTTTCCTGGAAAAAGAGGAATCACTTTCTTCCGGTATGGATTTGTACTACCAGTCCGCTCCCGTGCTCTTTCGGCGGGAACCGGACGAAACGGGCGAACCGGGGCTGTTCCTGGAACCCCGGATTTTTCTTTTTTTGCAGGGCGTACTGCCCCGGCCCCGGTATCTGCCCGGTCTGAACTGGTACCGCCGGACAGAAGAACGCCTGCCCTGTCTGGGGACAGATATCCGTCTGTATCCTCAAATCGAAGCCTGCCTTTCTCAGGTTCCGGGAAAAAAACTGGTATACCTGCAGGGCGCGAAGGGCAGCGGACGAAAGCTGAATTACGCTTATCTGGCCGACCGTCTCCATATGAGCCTGGCTGTTATTTCCTATGAGCTGCTGCAGAGCGAAAGCCAGCTCCGGGAAATGCAGATTGAGTGTCTTCTGAACCATGCCATGTTCGCAGTGGAACTGCCGGAAACAGAAGAAGATCTGACGCCTCTTTTGTACTGGCTGGAGGAAGAAGAAACCATTTTCCTTCTGGGCATCCGGCCGGAACTTCCCCGCCAGGAATTTGCCCGGCGGCAATATCTGCCTTTCTCCATCTCCACCCGGAAGGTACTTAAGGACAGAGCGCTTTTTGAAGCTCTCACCTGCTCTTATCAATGGGAGCGGGAAGAAACAAGGCTTGACTTCCTTGGAAGATACAATTTTCTGCCAGGCAGAATGCGGGATATTCTGGAGCTTGCCAGTGCCTACGCCCTGCGGGACGGCACTGCCTTCCTTACCGACGAACATCTCAGACAGGCCGTACCCGGCGTTTCTTCTCATTCACTGGACAAATATGCCTCCCGAATCCAAAGCCTTTACCGGATGGAAGACCTGATTCTGCCGGAACTGCCGAAACAGAAACTGCTCCATATTATCCGGCGGGTACGCAATCAGAAGCTGGTATTCGAAGAATGGGGATTTCTGGAAAAATCTGCCTACGGCAACGGCGTTTCCATGATTTTTGCCGGGCCTCCGGGAACCGGAAAAACCATGGCCGCCCAGGTAATGGCCGCCGAACTGAACATGGAACTGTACCGGGTGGAACTGCCCGCAGTTGTGGATAAATACATCGGAGAAACAGAAAAAAAACTGAACCGGATTTTCGGAGAAGCGGAAAAAAGCATGGCCATCCTCTTTTTCGACGAGGCGGACGTACTCTTTTCCAAACGAACGGAAATCAAAGAATCCAATGACAAATACAGTAATATGGAAATTGCATTCCTGCTGCAGAAAATGGAGGAATACGAAGGAGTGAGCATTCTGGCCACCAATTACCTTCAGAACTTTGACAGTGCATTCCGCCGCAGAATCAGCGATATCATAAATTTTCCCCTGCCCGACGCGGGCCTGCGGCGCAGAATGTGGCAGTCCATGATTCCTTCCAGACTCCCGGTATCCGATGAAATTGATTTTGACTTTCTGGCCGGACAGTTTGAAATCACCGGAAGCATGATTAAAAACGCACTGATTTATGCCAGTTTTCTGGCGGCAGAAACCCGGCCGCCTCTGCTGGACATGCAATTAATTCTGAAAGGGCTCAGTCATGAGCTGGAAAAAAGCGGTAAAAAACTCAGTCGTGAGGAGTATGGAGAATATGGCCACTTATTTTGA
- a CDS encoding DUF6760 family protein — protein MYPADRIYEEAAFIAYYVHWSREDVLGLTHRERLRWCREISEINRKVSHEQPEDDIFRI, from the coding sequence GTGTATCCGGCGGACCGAATTTATGAGGAGGCGGCCTTTATCGCCTATTATGTGCACTGGAGCCGGGAGGATGTTCTGGGCCTTACCCACCGGGAAAGGCTCCGCTGGTGCCGGGAGATATCGGAGATTAACAGAAAAGTCAGCCATGAACAGCCGGAAGATGATATTTTCCGGATATAG